AGGCGAGGACTTTGTTTCGCACGTACGTCTCAGAACCGGGATCATCTCCAACAAGAATTGCGGTCAGACCCGGGGTGATTCCGCAATTCAAAAGCGCGGCAATGCGAGGTTTGAGCGCGTCTTTGACAGCTTTGGCGACAGCTTTGCCGTCGATTATATTTCCACGAGTCTCAGACATTTAATGTATCAACAAGCGCTTCATGGCAGCGGTGGCTCATGCCTCGGCGTCGACGTCGATTGTATCCTTGAGGCTGACTTTGGAAATATCGAAATCGACTTGGTAGCGTTCGATATGGGTCGCGCGGCCGTCTTCGGTATTCACTCTGACAATTACCCCCATCATCTTGACATCGTCGACTGCTGTTGTGAACCGTTTAGGCATGGCGGTCAAAAATCTTCCGAGCGACGGCCCTTTTTCCATGCCGATGATCGAGTCATGGGGACCGGTCATGCCGGCATCGGTGAGGTAGGCGGTGCCGCGGTCTGAAATTTTTTCATCGGCGGTCTGGACATGGGTATGGGTGCCAACAACCGCTGAAACTTTTCCGTCGAGGTAGTATGCAAGGGCTTGCTTCTCGCTTGTGGCTTCGGCATGAAAATCAATGAAAACCATTTTGACATTTTCGGCCAGTTGATTGATCTCTTTGTTAGCGACGCGGAAGGGACAGTCGATATTATTCATGTAGACGCGGCCCATGAGGTTCATCACACACAGTTTGTGGCCTCTGACGGTATCGACCCAGACTCCGCCGCCGGGCACATGGGGGGGGTAATTTGCCGGGCGTAACAGTTTCGGTCTCTGCTCGAAATATTCAAGAATCTGCACCCGGTCCCAGATGTGGTTTCCCGAGGTTTGCAGGTCGACGCCATACGTGAAGATTTTGCGAGACATCTCGGGTGTGATGCCAAAACCGCCGGCCGCGTTTTCGATATTGGCGATTACATAATCGACATTATGTTTGGCCCGCATCGGTTTAATAAGATGCGCGGCGGCCTGACGCCCGGGTTTGCCGCAAATATCGGCGACAAACATGATGGTGATCTCCGTCGGGAGATCAGGCGAAGTGGTATTGTCAGGTGTTGGGGTCTCGGGGATGTTCTCCCCTGTGTCGGTTGGCCCAGAAGGGATATGTTCAGACAAACGAAAAACTTTCTAAGGCGGACATACGGGTTTATGGGGGTGCGCTCCGCCCTGCGCCGGTCAATAGCTTCTTACGGCAGAGAGTGTAATACAATTTGGGCGGGGGGGCAAGT
This Candidatus Zixiibacteriota bacterium DNA region includes the following protein-coding sequences:
- a CDS encoding TIGR00282 family metallophosphoesterase, which produces MSEHIPSGPTDTGENIPETPTPDNTTSPDLPTEITIMFVADICGKPGRQAAAHLIKPMRAKHNVDYVIANIENAAGGFGITPEMSRKIFTYGVDLQTSGNHIWDRVQILEYFEQRPKLLRPANYPPHVPGGGVWVDTVRGHKLCVMNLMGRVYMNNIDCPFRVANKEINQLAENVKMVFIDFHAEATSEKQALAYYLDGKVSAVVGTHTHVQTADEKISDRGTAYLTDAGMTGPHDSIIGMEKGPSLGRFLTAMPKRFTTAVDDVKMMGVIVRVNTEDGRATHIERYQVDFDISKVSLKDTIDVDAEA